Part of the Arthrobacter sp. MMS18-M83 genome is shown below.
GATTAGGGTGAGTCCCGGCCTCAAAAGTTCAAATGGCTCTGACCAGAATCAACATACCCGCAGCTCAAAGCCAAACTAAGAGCCCCCTGTCGGATTCGAACCGACGACCCCCGCTTTAGGCCCAGGCGCCTATCCGCAGGCCCGTAACGTGGCTGTTTGCCGGGAATCTATGGGGTTCTTGCAGTCAACGACAGCCGCTGAATTGTTATTGATTGTCGCTGATTAGGGTGAGTTAAAGGTGAGTCGGTTGCAATTGCTGGGCCGCGCGGGCGTGCCCGTTCTCATGTCGCGTCCGACATCGCCCCAGACCAAGCTTCTCCGGTCTGCCTGTGGACCTCAGCGGTCCGTCTGGCTTTCACGGCTGGACGTGTCCGGGAACACACTCCGCACTCCAGGCACGCACCATCGCGGTCATATATCGCAGGTTCCGGGTGAACAGCCCTTCATGTCCGGAAACTTCGCCGCTTCACGATCGGCTGCGTTGCTCGTGCAGACCGGGCCCGATGGGACTTGAGTTAGGGGCGAGTTAGAAAGGATTCGACCTTAGAGGGGTCGCGCTCGATGACGGGGTCGAGGATTGTGTCGATCCAAGCCAGCAACTCCGGATCCAGTTTGATTCCGACTGCGGTGGCGCTGTCCACAAGCTGTTCGGGTCGCGAAGCTCCCACGATGGCAGCTGAGACGTTGCTGTTCTGTAGGACCCAGGCCAGGGCGAGGGCGGCCATGGACAAGCCTGCTTCTTGCGCGACTGGTTTTAACTCCTGGACCCGTTCGAGCACTTCAGGGCGCATGAACTTGAGCTCGGTCTTCAGCTCGCCTTCCTCCGTCGCGAACCGGGAGCCCGACGGCGCGTCCTGGCCCGGGATGTACTTGCCGGTCAGAACCCCCTGGGCAAGGGGTGACCAGCAGATCTGGCCCAAGCCCAATTCCTGGCTGGCGGGGACGACTTCTTCCTCGATGACGCGCCACAGCATGGAGTACTGTGGCTGGTTCGAAATGAGCTGTATCCCCAGTTCCTTGGCGAGTTTGGCCCC
Proteins encoded:
- a CDS encoding aldo/keto reductase family protein, with translation MEYRKLGSSGMYISELAYGNWVTHGEQIDQDAANACVRQALDLGITTFDTADAYAGTRAETALGEALKGVRREGLEIFTKVYFPTGEGNNDRGLSRKHVMESINGSLRRLGTDYVDLYQAHRYDYETPLEETMQAFADIVRAGKAIYIGVSEWTVDEIRAGAKLAKELGIQLISNQPQYSMLWRVIEEEVVPASQELGLGQICWSPLAQGVLTGKYIPGQDAPSGSRFATEEGELKTELKFMRPEVLERVQELKPVAQEAGLSMAALALAWVLQNSNVSAAIVGASRPEQLVDSATAVGIKLDPELLAWIDTILDPVIERDPSKVESFLTRP